A window of Longimicrobiaceae bacterium contains these coding sequences:
- a CDS encoding zincin-like metallopeptidase domain-containing protein produces the protein MRASTHPPRDLYQEVTDRIVAALEQGVAPWVQPWAAGTGFPRNGRTGRPYHGLNVLLLWLTAQERGYSSQEWFTFNQAMQACGYRREGRRWMWAGTGPEPARAGVRKGERGTVVTFWKILPRRDEQGSDGSDRRGIPLLRHFVVFNRAQVDGLPPSRFEAPRHDWEPIEEAEAFVRGSGARVIVGGSVAGYSLAADAIGMPALADFAEVGAYYATLLHELAHWTGHPSRLDRDLSGAFGSPSYAREELVAEMGGAFLCAALGIRGQLQHPEYVAFWLNVLREDKRAIFHAASQARQVAEYLGAVPPASDMAETEEGEDAPAVDAAA, from the coding sequence ATGCGCGCATCGACCCACCCCCCGCGCGACCTTTACCAGGAGGTTACGGACCGCATCGTCGCCGCGCTTGAACAGGGCGTGGCCCCCTGGGTCCAGCCCTGGGCCGCGGGGACCGGCTTCCCGCGGAACGGGCGCACCGGCCGCCCCTACCACGGGCTTAACGTTCTGCTGCTGTGGCTCACCGCCCAGGAGCGCGGCTACAGCTCGCAGGAGTGGTTCACCTTCAACCAGGCCATGCAGGCGTGCGGCTACCGCCGCGAGGGGCGGCGCTGGATGTGGGCCGGCACCGGGCCGGAGCCCGCGCGCGCGGGGGTGCGGAAGGGAGAGCGGGGGACCGTCGTCACGTTTTGGAAGATCCTCCCCCGGCGGGACGAGCAGGGGAGCGACGGAAGCGACCGGCGGGGAATCCCGCTGCTGCGGCACTTCGTCGTCTTCAACCGCGCCCAGGTGGACGGACTCCCGCCGTCCCGTTTCGAGGCCCCGCGCCACGATTGGGAGCCCATCGAGGAGGCCGAGGCGTTCGTGCGCGGCTCCGGCGCGCGCGTGATCGTCGGCGGGTCCGTGGCGGGCTACAGCCTGGCGGCGGACGCCATCGGAATGCCGGCCCTGGCCGACTTCGCCGAGGTGGGGGCGTACTACGCCACGCTTCTGCACGAGCTGGCGCACTGGACGGGGCACCCCTCGCGGCTGGACCGGGACCTTTCCGGCGCATTCGGCTCCCCGTCCTACGCACGGGAGGAGCTTGTCGCGGAGATGGGGGGTGCGTTCCTCTGCGCCGCCCTGGGAATCCGGGGACAGCTCCAGCACCCGGAGTACGTCGCTTTTTGGCTGAACGTCCTGCGGGAGGACAAGCGGGCCATCTTCCACGCGGCCAGCCAGGCGCGGCAGGTGGCGGAGTACCTGGGCGCGGTCCCGCCCGCGTCTGACATGGCGGAGACGGAGGAAGGGGAGGACGCGCCCGCGGTGGACGCCGCGGCGTGA
- a CDS encoding ParB/RepB/Spo0J family partition protein, whose amino-acid sequence MRKNRSRKQTPEATAAVMEPASEATAAATAVEPVQTDPPAAEQIAEEAPTAAARAEISAEPEQAPAPSADEGQPDAAPASEPEPSAAVVLVEEAAPELRMFRPGEVIPWPGLNPRTHFDPEAQAELDDSVRRQGVRQPAVVHLREEGPHWLVIGERRLRACANTGRQLPAVVGTFTEAEAFELALIENIQRADLTPMEEARGFRRWLNDHEGDSTYTLAERIGKSQPYVANRLALLKLPSGTQKLVEDGLVTATQARDAFVPFAGIPEDVRAKVFDTVQTRIREHFRYPGAEGLNLSRLREIIGRAAVRWSKPLSAADAEQGEAAPLFNPTGHDEECGCKGPVWTYRLGGAPTRRCFNLTWWMGRQNDAQEEQRRAEEARRADLERRRAEAEQAAQAGQVPTEPVPATEAKELFSFAEVVTDSASDYRELRTLLDPDLLPVESLRVVENFEPYRARFSLVCIDRAAVEKATRSASQARLDLLRRLTEERNARERDEAAALDLRHPEVIADLLTELPKVTDYALHRIADQHEIRLPQNSIERKHWLALPKRELQLFARIVVLRIRAGTLGSHRDPMEAEAVRRVGEVYAARLEAVRSAVPLPGKSPADRMRDLAERFHTVYAPLAEAGADLSESAGEQVQQLQEIVAAMETLHTEAVGGGQSAEGLDCADERAMYEEVAAAYAERFGPEAEAPAEGEPAAQEGGTGQEEAAPPEESAAEAPADELTPRRARGGRRKKSTAA is encoded by the coding sequence ATGCGTAAGAACCGCAGCCGGAAGCAGACCCCCGAGGCGACCGCCGCCGTGATGGAGCCCGCATCCGAGGCGACCGCCGCCGCGACGGCCGTGGAGCCGGTCCAGACCGACCCGCCCGCGGCGGAGCAGATCGCCGAGGAGGCCCCCACCGCCGCCGCCCGTGCCGAGATTTCGGCGGAGCCCGAGCAGGCGCCCGCGCCATCCGCGGACGAGGGTCAGCCGGACGCCGCGCCGGCTTCCGAGCCGGAGCCGTCCGCCGCCGTCGTGCTGGTGGAGGAGGCCGCCCCGGAACTCCGCATGTTCCGGCCCGGCGAGGTGATCCCCTGGCCCGGTCTCAACCCCCGCACCCACTTCGACCCGGAGGCACAGGCCGAGCTTGACGACTCGGTGCGCCGCCAGGGGGTGCGCCAGCCCGCCGTCGTCCACCTGCGGGAGGAGGGGCCGCACTGGCTCGTCATTGGTGAGCGGCGGCTGCGCGCCTGCGCCAACACCGGCCGTCAGCTCCCCGCCGTGGTCGGGACCTTCACCGAGGCCGAGGCGTTCGAGTTGGCGCTGATCGAGAACATCCAGCGGGCCGACCTGACGCCGATGGAGGAGGCGCGCGGATTCCGCCGCTGGCTCAACGACCACGAAGGGGACAGCACCTACACGCTCGCGGAGCGGATCGGGAAGTCACAGCCCTACGTCGCCAATCGGCTCGCCCTGCTCAAGCTGCCGTCCGGCACGCAAAAGCTGGTGGAGGACGGGCTCGTTACGGCCACCCAGGCGCGGGACGCGTTCGTGCCGTTCGCCGGGATCCCGGAGGACGTGCGCGCCAAGGTGTTCGACACGGTGCAGACGCGCATCCGCGAGCACTTCCGTTACCCCGGCGCCGAGGGCCTGAACCTCTCCCGCCTGCGGGAGATCATCGGCCGGGCCGCGGTCCGGTGGTCCAAGCCGCTGAGCGCGGCGGACGCGGAGCAGGGGGAGGCGGCGCCCCTGTTCAACCCGACCGGCCACGACGAGGAGTGCGGCTGCAAGGGGCCGGTCTGGACGTACCGGCTTGGCGGGGCGCCCACCCGCCGGTGCTTCAACCTCACGTGGTGGATGGGCCGGCAGAACGACGCCCAGGAGGAGCAGCGCCGGGCCGAGGAGGCGCGCCGCGCCGACCTGGAGCGGCGCCGCGCCGAGGCCGAGCAGGCGGCGCAGGCGGGGCAGGTCCCCACGGAACCCGTGCCCGCGACGGAGGCGAAGGAGCTGTTTTCGTTCGCCGAGGTCGTGACCGACTCCGCCAGCGACTACCGCGAGCTGCGGACCCTGCTGGACCCCGACCTGCTCCCCGTCGAATCGCTCCGGGTGGTGGAGAACTTCGAGCCGTACCGCGCCCGCTTTAGCCTCGTGTGCATCGACCGGGCGGCGGTGGAGAAGGCCACCCGGTCCGCGTCCCAGGCCCGGCTCGACCTGCTCCGGCGGCTCACCGAGGAGCGCAACGCGCGGGAGCGGGACGAGGCGGCCGCGTTGGACCTGCGGCACCCGGAGGTCATTGCCGACCTGCTGACCGAGCTTCCCAAGGTGACGGACTACGCTCTGCACCGGATCGCGGACCAGCACGAAATCCGGCTCCCGCAGAACAGCATTGAGCGTAAGCACTGGCTCGCGCTCCCGAAGCGGGAACTCCAGCTCTTCGCCCGGATCGTCGTCCTCCGCATCCGGGCGGGGACCCTGGGGAGCCACCGCGACCCGATGGAGGCCGAGGCCGTGCGGCGGGTGGGGGAGGTCTACGCCGCCCGCCTGGAGGCGGTCCGCAGTGCCGTGCCGCTCCCGGGGAAGAGCCCCGCGGACCGCATGCGCGACCTCGCGGAGCGGTTCCACACGGTCTACGCGCCGCTTGCGGAGGCCGGGGCGGATCTCTCGGAGAGCGCGGGCGAGCAGGTGCAGCAGCTCCAGGAGATCGTCGCCGCGATGGAGACCCTGCACACCGAGGCCGTAGGCGGGGGCCAGAGCGCGGAGGGACTGGACTGCGCCGACGAGCGCGCCATGTACGAGGAGGTTGCCGCCGCCTACGCGGAGCGGTTCGGGCCGGAAGCGGAGGCCCCCGCGGAGGGCGAGCCGGCGGCGCAGGAGGGCGGGACGGGCCAGGAGGAAGCCGCTCCCCCGGAGGAGTCGGCCGCCGAGGCCCCGGCCGACGAGCTGACCCCGCGCCGAGCCCGCGGGGGACGCCGGAAGAAGAGCACGGCAGCGTGA
- a CDS encoding site-specific DNA-methyltransferase has protein sequence MSLVMTSPPFALQRQKEYGNKEQHEYVDWLAGFAEVVYRKLRDDGSFVLDLGGSYRKGVPARSLYPFRVLLRFCDDLGFRLAEDFYWFNPSKLPSPIEWVNKRKMRAKDSVNTVWWFSKTDWPKADVTRVLAPYSGRMQKLLEDPDKFYQPKLRPSGHDIGKGFGKDNGGAIPSNLLQIPNSESNGQYMAGCKVVGAKGHPARFPAKLPEFFVRFLTDPGDLVVDIFAGSNTTGQVAEAEGRPWLAIDAEIEYLACSAFRFLRNDPDEDQIRAVYTRIMKGEAVDLTAYREQPSLFG, from the coding sequence GTGAGCCTCGTGATGACCAGCCCCCCGTTCGCCCTACAGCGGCAGAAGGAATACGGGAACAAGGAACAGCACGAGTACGTGGACTGGCTCGCCGGCTTCGCCGAGGTGGTCTACCGCAAGCTACGGGACGATGGGAGCTTTGTTCTCGACCTGGGGGGGAGCTATCGGAAAGGCGTTCCTGCGCGGTCCCTCTACCCGTTTCGGGTACTACTTCGGTTCTGTGACGATCTGGGATTTAGGCTTGCGGAGGATTTCTACTGGTTTAACCCGTCGAAGCTGCCAAGTCCCATTGAATGGGTCAACAAGCGGAAGATGAGAGCGAAGGACTCGGTCAACACGGTTTGGTGGTTCAGCAAGACCGATTGGCCGAAGGCGGATGTGACTCGGGTGCTCGCTCCCTACAGCGGGCGCATGCAGAAACTCCTTGAAGACCCTGACAAGTTCTATCAGCCGAAATTGCGGCCGTCCGGGCACGATATCGGAAAGGGCTTCGGAAAGGACAACGGTGGGGCAATCCCATCCAACCTGCTCCAAATCCCGAACAGCGAATCGAACGGCCAGTATATGGCCGGTTGCAAGGTGGTCGGTGCGAAAGGACACCCCGCCCGATTCCCTGCGAAGCTCCCGGAGTTTTTCGTGCGGTTCCTGACAGACCCGGGCGACCTGGTGGTGGATATTTTTGCTGGGAGCAACACGACGGGCCAGGTAGCCGAGGCCGAGGGTCGTCCCTGGCTCGCAATCGACGCCGAGATAGAATACCTGGCGTGCTCGGCCTTCCGATTTCTTCGGAACGATCCGGATGAGGACCAGATTCGGGCGGTTTACACCCGCATTATGAAGGGCGAGGCTGTAGATCTGACCGCGTATCGCGAGCAACCGAGCCTATTTGGCTGA
- a CDS encoding helix-turn-helix transcriptional regulator: MSSPIESARIVFARRLRRAREALSLSQEALASRAGLHRTYVGAVERAESNISVDNMEKLARAVGQPLHELLRGDTP; the protein is encoded by the coding sequence ATGTCCAGCCCCATCGAATCCGCCCGGATTGTGTTCGCCCGCCGCCTTCGTCGCGCCCGCGAAGCACTTTCGCTTTCCCAGGAGGCCCTCGCTTCCAGGGCAGGGCTCCACCGAACCTACGTGGGGGCAGTGGAGCGGGCCGAGAGCAACATCAGCGTCGATAATATGGAGAAGCTGGCTCGCGCTGTGGGTCAGCCGCTCCATGAGTTGCTCCGGGGGGACACGCCATGA
- a CDS encoding RES family NAD+ phosphorylase: MDHVGVPEGDRDEVAELLLCPHCGRDSFERWDDYGEKPEEEIEADRRWATWREKFEGRVEDFAAHLRRFPYLGLNHPIGRKISSTIRDFPKTGLGAQSWCRARRPDGARVFGPMDLNPPPPRHAHAEGRFNHYGQSVFYLAESEQAALQETLNADAGEGFAWVQQFDLPVLQDILDLRTSFFAAKTLDLPILALGLIHSHLPQLVPEKDSAWKPEYFVPRFIADCARAQGFRGIIFNSQRHYEVNLVLFSWGDLKITPTGEPKLVLMKKLPSDDFAGGPNEVDLDF, from the coding sequence ATGGATCATGTCGGGGTCCCCGAAGGGGACCGCGACGAGGTAGCTGAGCTGCTGCTCTGCCCACACTGTGGCCGGGATTCGTTCGAGCGGTGGGATGACTATGGCGAGAAGCCGGAAGAGGAAATCGAAGCAGATAGGCGCTGGGCTACCTGGCGCGAGAAGTTCGAGGGGCGCGTCGAGGACTTCGCGGCCCACCTACGGCGGTTCCCGTACCTGGGGCTGAACCATCCGATTGGTCGAAAAATCTCCTCCACAATCCGCGATTTCCCCAAAACCGGCCTAGGAGCACAGTCCTGGTGCAGGGCGAGGCGCCCCGACGGGGCGCGGGTCTTCGGCCCCATGGATCTCAACCCGCCGCCGCCAAGGCACGCGCACGCGGAAGGCCGGTTCAATCACTATGGGCAGTCAGTCTTCTACCTGGCGGAGTCGGAGCAGGCCGCGCTCCAGGAGACGCTCAATGCAGATGCCGGTGAGGGTTTCGCCTGGGTACAGCAGTTCGATCTTCCCGTGCTCCAGGACATCCTGGACCTCCGTACAAGCTTCTTCGCGGCGAAGACCTTGGACCTCCCGATTCTGGCGCTGGGTCTCATCCATAGCCACCTGCCGCAGTTGGTGCCGGAGAAGGACTCCGCGTGGAAGCCAGAATACTTCGTTCCGCGATTCATCGCGGACTGCGCCCGAGCGCAGGGTTTCCGCGGGATTATCTTCAACAGCCAGAGGCACTACGAGGTCAACCTGGTACTGTTCAGCTGGGGCGATCTGAAGATCACGCCCACGGGGGAGCCAAAGCTGGTGCTCATGAAAAAGCTGCCCTCCGACGACTTTGCTGGGGGACCCAACGAGGTGGACCTGGACTTCTGA
- a CDS encoding XRE family transcriptional regulator: MSSGTPGFIGRRLKQVREARLLTGIALAELVGVTPASITQYEKGKQKPTPDTLQRLASVLNVEPAFFTRPMPDDEPASAVFWRSAASATAAARRRAQSRYDWLREIVDVLRTFMELPRVHFPPAVVSSDPSRLDTAEIERLAVEARRFWGLGYGAISDVTLLLENNGAVVARGELAAHTLDAFSQWRWRSNVPYLFFGTEKDSAARHRFNVAHELGHLLLHRYVPQVKIGRMEQHALVEQQANRFAGAFLLPAERFQDMLYAPTLDAMLALKAQVNVSVGLMIHRVSDLGMASDEHTKRLWMNYTRRRWRSHEPLDGEIPVERPRLLRRAVEMLVQSGVQSKAQFRGRFGLPASDLEDLVGLPRGYLSDTPPEPRLLHFPTSRPPQQGEIKGERPGNGRVIPFPSNRKQG, from the coding sequence ATGAGCAGTGGTACGCCCGGTTTCATTGGCCGCCGTCTGAAGCAGGTGCGCGAGGCGCGCCTGCTTACCGGTATCGCTTTGGCTGAACTCGTGGGGGTCACACCCGCGTCGATCACACAGTACGAGAAGGGGAAACAGAAGCCCACACCCGATACGCTACAGCGACTCGCTAGCGTTCTCAACGTCGAGCCTGCATTCTTCACCCGACCAATGCCGGACGATGAGCCGGCATCGGCTGTCTTCTGGCGGTCGGCCGCGAGTGCCACAGCCGCCGCACGTCGGCGAGCCCAGAGCCGCTACGACTGGCTGCGCGAAATCGTGGATGTTCTACGAACATTCATGGAGCTGCCACGGGTCCACTTTCCACCGGCTGTTGTCAGCTCCGATCCATCGCGGCTGGACACGGCCGAGATCGAGCGGTTAGCTGTTGAGGCACGTCGCTTTTGGGGTCTGGGTTACGGAGCTATCAGCGATGTGACACTGCTGCTGGAGAACAATGGGGCGGTCGTAGCCAGGGGCGAGCTGGCGGCGCACACTTTGGACGCTTTCTCTCAATGGCGTTGGCGATCCAATGTTCCGTACTTGTTCTTCGGCACAGAGAAAGATTCGGCGGCGCGGCACCGCTTCAACGTCGCTCACGAATTGGGCCACTTACTCTTGCATCGGTACGTGCCCCAGGTCAAGATCGGCCGAATGGAGCAACATGCGCTGGTGGAACAGCAAGCCAACCGCTTTGCGGGCGCGTTCCTGCTCCCAGCAGAACGATTCCAGGACATGTTGTATGCCCCCACCCTGGATGCGATGCTTGCCCTTAAGGCTCAGGTGAACGTGTCCGTAGGTTTGATGATCCACCGGGTCTCGGATCTGGGCATGGCATCCGACGAGCACACGAAGCGGCTCTGGATGAACTACACCCGCCGCCGCTGGCGCTCCCACGAGCCGCTGGACGGCGAGATCCCGGTAGAGCGGCCACGGCTGCTTCGTCGCGCGGTCGAAATGCTAGTGCAGTCCGGGGTGCAGAGCAAAGCTCAATTCCGAGGCAGATTCGGCCTTCCGGCTTCGGACCTCGAAGATCTTGTGGGGCTGCCCCGCGGATATCTGAGCGACACCCCGCCTGAGCCGCGTCTGCTGCATTTCCCGACGAGCCGACCCCCACAACAGGGAGAGATCAAGGGGGAACGGCCGGGGAACGGGCGCGTTATCCCGTTCCCCAGTAACCGCAAACAGGGCTGA